A section of the Citrus sinensis cultivar Valencia sweet orange chromosome 8, DVS_A1.0, whole genome shotgun sequence genome encodes:
- the LOC102628109 gene encoding two-component response regulator ARR9-like → MGMITDSQFHVLAVDDSIIDRKLIERLLKTSSYQVTAVDSGNKALEFLGLLNEDEQTNSQVIQVNLIITDYCMPGMTGYDLLRKIKESASLKDIPVVIMSSENIPSRINRCLEEGAEEFFLKPVQLADVNKLKPHLMKGISKEIKEPNNINNKRKGLEEIDSADRTRTRLNDTIDINNDGLPDLEIV, encoded by the exons ATGGGAATGATAACTGATTCACAGTTTCACGTTCTTGCTGTTGACGATAGTATCATCGACAGAAAGTTGATTGAAAGACTCCTTAAAACATCTTCTTATCAAG TTACTGCAGTAGATTCTGGTAACAAGGCTTTGGAATTTTTGGGTTTATTGAATGAAGATGAGCAAACAAATTCACAAGTTATACAAGTAAATTTGATTATTACAGATTACTGCATGCCAGGGATGACTGGCTATGATCTTCTTAGAAAGATCAag GAATCTGCATCTTTGAAAGACATTCCTGTTGTGATCATGTCCTCAGAAAATATCCCATCAAGAATTAACAG ATGTTTGGAAGAAGGAGCTGaagaattctttttgaagCCAGTTCAATTAGCAGATGTGAACAAGCTGAAACCTCATCTCATGAAAGGAATATCAAAGGAGATTAAAGAACCCAACAATATTAACAACAAGAGAAAGGGCTTAGAAGAAATTGACTCTGCAGATAGAACAAGAACAAGATTAAATGATAccattgatattaataatgatgGCCTGCCCGATTTGGAAATtgtctaa
- the LOC102630408 gene encoding aquaporin SIP1-1, which translates to MHTNPHPVLTFTITWDQTHITFTWDQNKNGEKRKSNRKKGKIKDQIRKMGVIKAAIGDAVLTSLWVFNLPFLGVLTGIVSKFLGVEALLPVTLLITTFLATINVLVFSLLGHVLGGASFNPSTTIAFYAAGLKPDSSLLSMAVRFPAQAAGGVAGAKAILQVMPSQHRHRLKGPSLKVDLHAGAVAEGAITFVFCFALLFIMLKGPKTLILQLWLLSVTTVGLVLTGSAYTGPSMNPANAFGWAYVNNWHNTWDLFYVYWICPFFGAFLAAWVFKFLFPAPSTPTTKKQKKS; encoded by the coding sequence ATGCACACCAACCCACATCCCGTACTGACATTCACAATCACGTGGGACCAAACCCACATCACATTCACATGggaccaaaataaaaatggagaaaagagGAAAAGCAACAGGAAGAAGGGAAAGATCAAAGATCAGATAAGGAAAATGGGAGTCATAAAGGCAGCCATTGGAGATGCAGTGTTGACATCTCTGTGGGTGTTCAACTTGCCATTTCTTGGGGTTTTAACGGGAATAGTATCAAAATTCCTTGGAGTTGAAGCCCTGTTACCAGTGACTCTACTGATCACCACATTTTTAGCCACCATCAATGTGCTAGTATTCAGTTTGTTAGGCCATGTGCTTGGCGGTGCAAGCTTCAACCCCTCAACCACTATCGCTTTCTATGCAGCAGGCCTTAAACCGGACTCGTCTCTCTTGTCGATGGCGGTGCGGTTCCCGGCTCAGGCAGCAGGCGGGGTTGCCGGTGCCAAAGCCATATTGCAAGTGATGCCAAGTCAGCACAGGCATAGGCTTAAGGGCCCAAGTTTGAAAGTAGACTTGCATGCTGGGGCAGTAGCTGAGGGAGCTATAACATTTGTGTTCtgctttgctttgctttttaTTATGCTGAAGGGACCTAAAACCTTAATTTTGCAACTTTGGTTGCTGTCTGTTACAACTGTGGGATTGGTTTTAACCGGCTCTGCCTACACTGGGCCTTCAATGAATCCAGCAAATGCTTTTGGGTGGGCATATGTCAACAATTGGCACAATACTTGGGATCTGTTCTATGTTTATTGGATTTGTCCATTTTTTGGAGCTTTTTTGGCAGCTTGGGTGTTCAAGTTTCTGTTTCCAGCTCCTTCAACTCCAACAACCAAGAAGCAGAAGAAGTCATAA